Part of the Neoarius graeffei isolate fNeoGra1 chromosome 15, fNeoGra1.pri, whole genome shotgun sequence genome is shown below.
ATgcagctgaattttttttttaatttttttttttttaaatgaagcctGGACCTGACTTGTTTGCTTCTCttctaggtgtgtgtgtgcagacgGAAACTGTCCTGCGGCAGGCTATTGGAGAGAGGATTAAACCTGTGCTGATGATGAATAAAATGGACCGTGCCTTGCTGGAGCTGCAGCTGGACCCAGAGGAGCTGTATCAGACCTTCCAGCGTATTGTGGAAAATGTCAACGTAATCATTTCTACGTATGGAGAGGATGAGAATGGACCTATGGGTAACATCATGGTGAGAATCGCATGTGTGTTTCTTAATCTTCAGATAAACTTGTTTGGGTTCCCTTTAAGGCTTTTTTGTGTAAACATAATTTAGCAGATTTATTGTTACTCTGTGCCACTGATAATGACAGATTTGTATAGATAACATTTTAGTGTTTATCTTTTGCTGGTTGGCTTTCTTGATGCATGATTAATGCTGAATTAGTGACTTCTCATGCAGGGAGTGCTTTAAGAATGTGACTAATCCTAAGCCTTTTTTTCTTTTAGATTGATCCAGTTGTTGGGACTGTTGGATTTGGGTCTGGACTGCACGGATGGGCCTTCACCCTTAAGCAGTTTGCTGAGATGTATGTGATGAAGTTTGCTGCCAAGGGTGATGCCCAGCTTAGCCCAGCAGAGCGCTGCAAGAAAGTGGAGGATATGATGAAGAAACTATGGGGTGACCGGTAAGGTTCCAGCTTAGGATGGCTGTAGGTTAGCAAGGAGGTTTGTGCATCTCTGTGGTAATGCATGGGGCACTAAAGCATGGTTTGTTTCTTTTAATAGATATTTTGACCCTTCAACTGGAAAATTCAGCAAAAGTGCTACTAATGCTGATGGTAAGAAGCTCCCCAGGACCTTTGCTCAGCTCATCCTGGACCCCATCTTCAAAGtaagcagaaataattttgtaTTTCAAGCTAGTTCCCTAGGTCTGTTTTTGCCTGTGGGTGATGACTTAACATTCTTCACTTTGACCTGACTGTCTAGTGGTGAAAAAGCTCAGTCTGATGTTTATCATGGCAGTGGAAACAGTAACAATGTCAGATGTCACCATTTAAATCTTCAGTCCTTCAGTACAGCTTTTTCTTCACAGGTTTTTGATGCCATCATGAACTTCAAGAAGGAAGAGACAGCCAAGCTGATTGAAAAGTTGGACATCAAGCTGGACCCTGAGGACAGGGAGAAGGAAGGCAAGCCTTTGCTGAAGGCTGTAATGCGTCGCTGGCTGCCTGCTGGAGAGGCCCTGCTTCAGATGATTACCATCCACTTGCCTTCCCCGGTCACTGCTCAGAAATACCGTTGTGAGCTGCTATATGAAGGACCTGGTGATGACGAGGCTGCTTTGGGTAGGTTGGGTGTATTTTTGTACAAGGAGTCATCTGACATGACCAAGCAATTGTGGTTCTGTATTTATGGTTGGCGCTAGCTctaaccattttatttatttttaaggtaTTAAGAACTGTGACCCCAAAGCTCCCCTTATGATGTACATCTCTAAGATGGTGCCCACTTCTGACAAGGGTCGTTTCTATGCCTTTGGGCGTGTCTTCTCTGGCTGTGTCTCTACTGGCCTGAAGGTGCGCATTATGGGACCAAATTACACCCCTGGAAAGAAGGAGGACCTTTACCTGAAACCCATTCAGAGGTTAGTTGATTTTTCATGGCTTCTGCTGGTGTATGTGATTTGAGGAACATGTGATTTAGTTTCTATGAGAGTCTTATGCTTAATATTCCGTAGTCATTTACATGACTGTTTTCCATTAGGACCATTTTGATGATGGGCCGTTATGTGGAGCCCATTGAGGATGTGCCCTGTGGTAACATCGTTGGTTTGGTTGGTGTGGACCAGTTTTTGGTGAAGACCGGGACCATTACTACCTTTGAGCAGGCCCATAACATGCGTGTGATGAAGttcagtgtcagccctgtggtgagggTGGCTGTGGAGGCCAAGAACCCTGCCGACCTGCCCAAGCTGGTGGAGGGTCTGAAACGTCTGGCCAAGTCTGACCCTATGGTACAGTGTATCATTGAGGAGTCTGGAGAGCACATCATCGCTGGAGCTGGTGAGCTGCATCTTGAGATCTGCCTGAAGGATCTCGAAGAGGACCATGCCTGCATTCCACTGAAGgtactttcattttttttcttccccagtaGTATGACAGCAGTTTCAGTTCTAAATCGTGTTCAACTTGTGTCCAACAGAAATCCGACCCAGTTGTATCCTACAGAGAGACTGTGTCAGATGAGTCCAAACAAATGTGCCTGTCCAAGTCCCCCAACAAGCACAACCGTCTGTTCATGAAGGCCCGCCCCCTGGCTGATGATCTGTGTCAGGATATTGATAAGGGTGAGGTTACAGCTAGGCAGGAGTTGAAGGCACGTGCTCGTTACCTGGCTGAGAAGTATGAGTGGGAGGTGACCGAGGCTCGTAAAATCTGGTGCTTCGGCCCTGATGGAACTGGCCCCAACATGCTTGTGGATGTAACCAAGGGAGTGCAGTACCTTAATGAGATCAAGGACAGTGTGGTGGCTGGTTTCCAGTGGGCCACTAAGGAGGTGAGCTTTCTTGTGTTAACTTTCCAAGTTTTTATTAAACCTGTTTAAATTTGTGGGTGGGGAATTTCCTTTTAATCCAAAGCACCTTTTTTTGCACTCAATTTCCAGGGTGTGCTTTGTGAGGAGAACATGCGTGGCATTCGCTTCGACATCCATGATGTTACACTTCACACAGATGCCATTCACCGTGGTGGTGGCCAGATCATTCCCACAGCCCGCAGAGTGCTTTATGCCTGCCAGCTGACAGCCGAGCCCAGGCTCCTTGAGCCTGTCTACCTGGTGGAGATCCAGGTGAGCGCTAGCGGCTGTGTTTTAAAATTTTAACGCAAAGAAGAATGTGGACCAGTGACTAACACTTTGTTCTACCCACAGTGTCCTGAGGCT
Proteins encoded:
- the LOC132899500 gene encoding elongation factor 2b is translated as MVNFTVDQIRAIMDKKSNIRNMSVIAHVDHGKSTLTDSLVSKAGIIASARAGETRFTDTRKDEQERCITIKSTAISLYYELSESDLAFIKQCKDGSGFLINLIDSPGHVDFSSEVTAALRVTDGALVVVDCVSGVCVQTETVLRQAIGERIKPVLMMNKMDRALLELQLDPEELYQTFQRIVENVNVIISTYGEDENGPMGNIMIDPVVGTVGFGSGLHGWAFTLKQFAEMYVMKFAAKGDAQLSPAERCKKVEDMMKKLWGDRYFDPSTGKFSKSATNADGKKLPRTFAQLILDPIFKVFDAIMNFKKEETAKLIEKLDIKLDPEDREKEGKPLLKAVMRRWLPAGEALLQMITIHLPSPVTAQKYRCELLYEGPGDDEAALGIKNCDPKAPLMMYISKMVPTSDKGRFYAFGRVFSGCVSTGLKVRIMGPNYTPGKKEDLYLKPIQRTILMMGRYVEPIEDVPCGNIVGLVGVDQFLVKTGTITTFEQAHNMRVMKFSVSPVVRVAVEAKNPADLPKLVEGLKRLAKSDPMVQCIIEESGEHIIAGAGELHLEICLKDLEEDHACIPLKKSDPVVSYRETVSDESKQMCLSKSPNKHNRLFMKARPLADDLCQDIDKGEVTARQELKARARYLAEKYEWEVTEARKIWCFGPDGTGPNMLVDVTKGVQYLNEIKDSVVAGFQWATKEGVLCEENMRGIRFDIHDVTLHTDAIHRGGGQIIPTARRVLYACQLTAEPRLLEPVYLVEIQCPEAVVGGIYGVLNRKRGMVFEESQVMGTPMFVVKAYLPVNESFGFTADLRSNTSGQAFPQCVFDHWQILPGDPMEPSSKPAQIVADTRKRKGLKEGIPALDNYLDKL